The following proteins are encoded in a genomic region of Oncorhynchus kisutch isolate 150728-3 linkage group LG18, Okis_V2, whole genome shotgun sequence:
- the LOC109908968 gene encoding uncharacterized protein LOC109908968 → MSPRVATLLSGLWLFLVLSCAARSMWQACDNGKLLLGRDLPLSVVWSCPVISWPESTTQKIPSIETEYPPQPIEHVCMDTPITYNHTIPNSGAHRTVGAESGEYLYCPPQRWLNNLQHGATVLLYHPCAPVRQRDLLSVLGHCCLSDYIITPHPDLSKHRPLALVSWGRTLELSQVTTLEVCDWLQLTAAHGNSGDVGPNRKYNLLLTHPADHKHAYPKKSRKQCCEETLALLLDGRLEVTDWRRGRVRKSRAALGNEGREKESRTTVLLPLAVTKTNRTTLDRPEAQGPAIVRATQRDTDPLAVTKTNRTTLNRPEAQGPAIVRATQRDTDPLAVTKTNRTTLNRPEAQGPARVRATQRDTDQGLKVTQPRRRENNTDDKEPRGKVRETDWLNQNEAEDKGQSGKPRDIQGRGVKSSRREGERRPRNSPTEREKALSQSRRKQLAVTQANSQDRRADCDGRVGHSECTETVAPLGSAAAGPGDRMLPTPRTDEAVWAAAALGFLLVLLALSMLHTRLYRQWRTTPSMYWHDPKQDYDSVADVIHRRLKMPGRRKRRVSKSRRQECVLLPPSSSTEEDE, encoded by the exons ATGTCTCCACGGGTGGCGACTCTGCTGTCCGGACTGTGGCTGTTCTTGGTTCTGTCTTGTGCTGCTAGGTCGATGTGGCAAGCCTGTGACAATGGGAAG CTCTTGCTGGGGAGAGACCTGCCCCTGTCAGTTGTATGGAGCTGTCCTGTGATTTCCTGGCCAGAGTCCACTACCCAG AAGATTCCTAGCATTGAGACAGAGTATCCCCCACAG CCGATTGAGCATGTCTGCATGGACACACCCATCACCTACAATCACACTATCCCCAACAG TGGTGCTCACCGGACTGTAGGGGCAGAGAGTGGAGAGTACCTGTACTGCCCCCCTCAACGCTGGCTAAACAACCTGCAG catGGAGCAACAGTGTTGCTGTACCATCCGTGTGCTCCTGTTCGTCAGCGTGATCTGCTGTCTGTCCTGGGCcactgctgtctgtctgactacatCATAACGCCACACCCTGACCTCAGCAAACACAGA CCGTTAGCGCTGGTGTCCTGGGGTCGCACTCTGGAGCTGTCCCAGGTGACCACTCTGGAGGTCTGTGATTGGCTGCAGTTGACAGCGGCACACGGTAACAGTGGCGACGTGGGTCCAAACAGGAAGTATAACTTGCTGTTGACCCATCCTGCGGATCACAAACACGCATACCCAAAGAAG TCTCGGAAGCAGTGCTGTGAGGAGACCCTCGCTCTGCTACTGGATGGACGGTTGGAGGTGacagactggaggagagggagggtccGCAAGAGCCGAGCTGCACTCGGGAacgaggggagggagaaagagagccgGACCACCGTGTTGCTGCCTCTAGCAGTCACCAAGACCAACAGGACTACCTTGGACAGACCTGAAGCACAGGGCCCAGCCATAGTGAGGGCTACACAGAGAGATACGGACCCTCTAGCAGTCACCAAGACCAACAGGACTACCCTGAACAGACCTGAAGCACAGGGCCCAGCCATAGTGAGGGCTACACAGAGAGATACGGACCCTCTAGCAGTCACCAAGACCAACAGGACTACCCTGAACAGGCCTGAAGCACAGGGCCCAGCCAGAGTGAGGGCTACACAGAGAGATACGGACCAAGGACTCAAAGTGACCCAACCTCGCCGCAGAGAAAATAACACGGATGACAAAGAGCCCCGAGGGAAAGTGAGAGAAACAGACTGGCTGAACCAGAACGAAGCAGAGGACAAGGGGCAGAGCGGGAAACCGCGAGACATCCaggggagaggggtgaagagCAGCAGacgcgagggagagagacggcCCCGTAACTCTCCAACCGAGAGGGAAAAGGCTCTGTCTCAGAGTCGGCGTAAGCAGTTGGCTGTCACACAGGCGAACAGCCAGGACAGGAGAGCAGACTGTGATGGTAGGGTGGGCCACAGCGAGTGCACTGAGACCGTAGCTCCGCTAGGGAGCGCCGCGGCTGGGCCCGGTGACAGGATGCTGCCCACTCCGCGGACAGACGAGGCGGTGTGGGCGGCGGCGGCGTTGGGTTTCCTCCTGGTGCTGCTGGCACTCTCCATGCTGCACACCCGCCTTTACCGCCAGTGGCGCACAACGCCCAGCATGTACTGGCATGACCCCAAGCAGGACTACGACAGCGTGGCAG ATGTGATCCACAGGAGGCTGAAGAtgccagggaggaggaagaggagggtgtcCAAGAGCCGAAGACAGGAATGTGTCCTCCTACCACCCAGCTCCAGCACAGAGGAGGACGAGTAG